The Gigantopelta aegis isolate Gae_Host chromosome 3, Gae_host_genome, whole genome shotgun sequence genome segment TGTCTAACACAATCGGCAGAACGCATGCTTGTGATGATTTGGTTGAGGTAGGGTCCGTATCTAACACAATCGGCAGAACGCATGCTTGTGATGATTTGGTTGAGGTAGGGTCCGTGTCTAACACAATCGGCAGAACGCATGCTTGTGATGATTTGGTTGAGGTAGGGTCCGTGTCTAACACAATCGGCAGAACGCATGCTTGTGATGATTTGGTTGAGGTAGGGTCCGTGTCTAACACAATCGGCAGAACGCATGCTTGTGATGATTTGGTTGTATATTTGGTGCCagttagtggacccattctctgctTGGGTTTCCCCGTACGAATCGGTGgcatacgactggtatatcaaacaccatgGTTAGTTCTgccttgtctatgggaaagtgcatattacgaaatatcctttgctgttaaaggaaaatacagcgggtttcatcaggattaaaattatgtcagaatttttaaatatttgacattagccaataatcaataaatcaatgtgttccagtggtgtcgttaaatgaaacaaagtaTAAGTGAACTGGCTAGTGCTCGATGTGTAGACCTGAGTACTAGCTAGCATCGCAGGGCGAGAGAGGGACTGCATTGTTAAAAGACCAGCCACTGGTGCAACTGGTTGTCGTCTTCCTATGCTGAACCTGGTTACGTCTTCCTCCTGGGGCATCTCTTAGGCTGTGGACTCTCTTTCcataaactaataaaaataccGTGGCTGTGGATTGAGTTTGAATCTTATCAAACGAGTATTAACCTTCCTAAGGCCACACTGTAGCTGAACCTTCTTGAAATATATAATCAAACTGGATGAATTACAAATACCAAGTTTAATTTACTCAAAGAATGCATTCCTCGCTTgcattttccttttgttttatgGCTTAATGCCTGTACTTCTGGTTGCGTAAACTTTACAGGCAATGTTTTAATTGTGGCCACATAACgcaggtacatgtatactgatttGGGATTCATTTTAGGATGGCATAGGGCTacgggttcccatttttgtaggggggggggggggtgcaggctggcttttgcccaaattaaagaaaatgcccgaatctggataacatttattcatcttATCactactaccaaacagctatatagggttgcaaacgaatcattacgcatttttacatggattataactaattatgagggtagaatgatggaaatacatggtaaaaagtcTCAGGTAAGCACATTTTCCCGGAATATCTATATCATTTCTgaccgaatttgaggttttgctccagcactaggggcaGTTATTCTCCCCTCTCCTATCTCATACGCTTATGTAGGCTGTTGCTACCAATGCTAGACAGGTAACAGGTTAATAGAGGTCACTTAGCAATCAAGAATTCAGTGAAATTAAATGTCTACCATAACTTTATTCAACATTCAGTGTAGCTGATGGTTTCATCCATAGATGTTTTtctcaatgtacatgtatgtgaaaaaaCAAACCTTACCAAAAAATACCATCAATTAAACAGTCATTGAGATGAAGTTTCATAGATGAAACTATAAACCCAGTGTCAATGATGgaagacttatagtttgtgagaaatggggCTAAACGCAAAAGTTAAAAGTTCAGCTAAATATAAAAGATGATGCCATTACCATAGATGCCGCCGCTGTTGTAAAGGTAATACGTGTACCTATGTCTCGTCTTTTTACTTCGTAAAGGCAATACAAATCATCCAGGGGGAACAGAACAATCAActaagacaggtggccgttGACTATGGTTGGCGATTCGTTTAGATTTGACTGTACTTCCATTTCTCATTGCATAGCCATTGTTTCTTCTGATGTTTAAACATTACCTTCGTCTTCATAGATCCAAAGTAAAAAGGGGAACACACAAGGTTGGTCAAAATATCCATACACATATACTCACACCGATACAGATTGTGTTTAGTTCAGGCAGGAAGTGATCATTCAAGCTTAGATAGTTTCCATTGCTATGGAATTGATCAGCATCACCAATAACAGTTTAGCATTgggattggggggtggggtagaTTGACAATGGGCGGGCCACATAGTTGTTCACAATTTTcctggtacatgtatttataacacGTCTATGAATCCATGCATCAGAACGCATAGCATCTGTTGAactgattttttgtttcttttctttacgtttaatttgattttcgtGCATatgtccaattaatgttcaagcacgctatcctgggcacttACTTCAGTTATCTGGGATCTATGTCCAGGTCAGggggttaatggttaattgTTTGCCATTATTAGAATACATTTAATGAGCTACAGTAACAAGAGGTTTTGTAGGGAagaacataattaaaaaaatatatattattaattgggttttttgctacaaaaatattgcatagtatatgtataaatgttgccataatttttgtttgcaaaATTTCTGGCAAAGCAGACCACCCAATTCTATCACAAGAAGACCtattcaaacaaataaaacacaaaataaaagtgtGTTAGGTGAAGTCAGGTTCAACCCATTTTTGAGGGCTTTGAGACCTGTGGATCCCGGACTGTTGAGCAGTCACAATCCTCACAACCTTTTATGCTCAAAATGTGCATGTGCAGCGTATTTTAAGCGGTTTAATTATAAACTGGGAGACTGGTAAAAATCCATTATCCCCGTATGCATTCTAGTGCAAAGGAAATAAACACGTTTGGCCAATTGAGACAACACATCATGTGTTCGTAATAGATTATTACTTGGCTACGCTGTGTAtacattgtaattaaatatcctAATATgttactgttaaaaaatatttcaatatcccCATCTTTTTGTCAGCAGCATACATTTTCCGCCATTCAATTTAAGAAGTGGGACTTTTTATGAATCAAGCACGAGTTTAGTTATGCGTGTGTATGCATACGTGCGTGTGCAATTAGTGTAAGCGAATTAAGCTCTGTGGTCTACTTACCAGCTGTAAATATAACTTGTATACTTGCGCATATAACTTATTAGTTGTCCTCTTAGAGCTAGCTGTACGGACATTCAGGACACCAGACACTATTGTTACAGATGCTACTGAACTTAGTCTCTCTGTGATTGTGACTACATGAGAGAACCACCCTACTTAAATTATTGAGCGTCATCACCATCACATAGGACTTggataattaaataacaatgaTGGAGCAGACCGATCTGCTCAAAGGGAAGGAGGTtaaaaatgttgttgttctcTCTTTGTCGTTCTTGCTGGTTTTCACGTCCTACACAGCCATACAAAACCTTCAGAGCAGCCTGAACCAGGCGGAGAATCTGGGAATCATTTCGCTGTCTGTTATCTACGGATTGTTTATTCTTTCTGGAATCATGGCGCCTGTCATTATCGGGTTTATTGGAGTCAAGAAAGTATTCCTTGTAGCTTGGATGGCCCACATTTTCTACACGGCGTCCAATTTCTACCCTTCCTTCTACACGCTGCTTCCAGCTTCAGTACTCCTTGGAGCAGTTTCGGGTTTTCTTTGGACCGCTCAGAATACCTACCTATCAATATGCGCTATTTCCAAGAGTACACCATCCGGTTCTAGTTTATACAGTGTCCTCAGTCGGATGAATAGCATATTCTTCGTGATATTTCAATGTACACAGATAACGGGCAACGTGACAGCGTCCCTGGTTTTACAGCAAGAGACTGACAACTCCACGGAGAAAGGAATCCAGTGGTGCGGTCCCAGTGACTGCCCGTCTTCGGCTGGGAATTCTACAACCATAGCGGTTCCCCAGATGCGTGTTGTCTATATCTTACTCGGAACCTATCTCGTGTGCACCGTCATCGGCCTTTTGGCAACGCTGCTCTTCCTCGACTCCATTCCTACCAGTGTATACACCAGTGGTACGCAGCTGAAGGTTTCTATGACGTCATGTGGCAACATCCTGTTCAGAAGTCGTCTGACATTTCTGATCCCATTGTTCCTGTACCAGTCCACGCACCTAACTGTAATATGGACAGACTTTACAAAGGTAAGTATTTGGATATTTattcacttatttatttatttatttattttgtttgtttgtttgtttatttgtttgcttgcttgtttgtttgtttgtttgttgtgtctgtttgtttgtttctttctttctttctttctaatacacacATCTCAAAACCACtttgcaaatacatgtactatataaatAGACAGAAAATACTTAACATTTCAATAAAGCTGCAACGTCTCGAAATGACAGTTAAAATACTACAACATTGTCCGACCGGTATGGAAAGTAATATTACAACCTGAACACACAGAAATAATTTAGCATTTTTGCAAAAATGGACTGAAAAACTAAGATGATCTTTGGTTTAAAACCATTTACAATACACATCTCGTCTTTAAACACTGGTTTCATACTCTTTAAGCGTGGAAACTCTAACTGCTATTGCAAGCCCGTAAACACCATGGTGACAGAGGTAAGCTGTGCTCTCGGTTGACGAACACgttatacatttacatttaaaaacaaaaccttggCTGAGAAATGTCACAAAAACATTGCTATTTTGTTCTCCAGATGCTACGAGATCGTTTTTGAAGCCATTCCAAAGATAAAAGATCTGCATGCCTCCCTCTCCAGTACCCTTCCCATATATAGTCACATAGGCGTATGGgctgcagggggggggggggggggggggggggaggggctgttttttgcccgaataaaacaaaaattcccgAATCTGTATCAcaacgtttatttatttatttaatcattactatcaaaacagctatataggattaCAAACGAGCCACTACGCCATGGATTACAAGTGGTAGAATGGTGAagatacataataaataggtctcaggttagcacattttgctcgCATATCTCTActgtttttgcccaaatttgatgATTTGCTCTAATACTGAGAGGGTGGCAATCCCTCCCCACACCATGCCCCCtttgtctcgtacgcttatgaataCTCATAATTTGAATATCGTTCTACAGGTCTGTGTTACCATGGGAGACGTGTATTCTAGTGTTGGTGTATCCTGTCTTGCAGTCGTTTGTGAGCTGCCCTCTCGGTATCCGGATGGTTGGTTTCGTGATGGCCACGTACGGGGGGTCCACTGTACTGTTCACCTTTATCTTCGGCTACCTGGCTAAATACTGCGGGCGAGTCTTGCTCTTCACGTTAGCCGCAACCGTCAACGCCGGCAGCCTTGTCTACATGTACGTCTGGCATCCCACTAGCGACGACAGCCTCGTCATCTTCGTTGTAGCAGCAGTCTGGGGCATGGCTGAAGGCGTTTGGGAGACTCAGATTATTGGTATATTATGCATGCAactagtatgtatgcatgttgtTGATAAAGTATGGAGAGGAAAGGTATAGTattgcacattttaaagtatagCTTTTTGATGTTTAATACTAATGAGATAAGGGAAGTATAAGCTACTCATACCGTGTAGCAGAAAGGATCGACCAACAGTCAAAGGTTGTGGCatctgttgtttttttaatatgaaaattgcatagactgatatatcaaatactTTAGTGCTACTATATTTACAGCTCATTAAAACATGCGTATAGGCTTTGGAATCATGCTTCTATCTGCCTTAGAATCTAGAATTTTCAACATAAACGTCTGCTGACGGCGGtcattttgaaattcaatatCGGGGGACTCATTATAAAATTGATTCACATGTGCCACAGAACACTTGTGTTGAGATTCGTGCTTTCCTGAACAAGTTAACGATCGTTCTTCTCAGCGTCTGGACTAtcggggcggtacgtagcccagtggtacagcgctcgctcgatgcgtggtcggtgtgggatcgttACCCGTCAGTGagccatttgggctatttctcgttccagccagtgtacgatgcagtgcatatcaaaggccgtgatatgtactaccctgtctgtgggatggtgcatataaaagacctgctgctaatcgaaaagagtagcccatgaagtggcgacagcgggtttcctctctcaatatctgtgtggtccttaaccatatttctgacgccatataaccgtaaataaaatgtgttgagtgcgtcgttaaataaaacatttctttctttctggacTATCGTGTTGGACACAGAATAAGATTCTTATTGAGAAACCCTTTTTGATTAATCGAAGCAAAACCTGCCGATTTTGTTCTCTTTTCACAAATGCATATATTGACTTAATGCCATTCTTCCCGTCACTTTATGTATCAGTTTCTCGGGGAATGAGCACCAAAAGATAACCAGTGAGACTGCAATACTGCATGCTGgtataattatacattttatttattattgtcatacattgaacattattttttgtaattttattcttTGCATATTGTTTGGTTTCAGCATTGGTGGCTTTGCTTCTCCCGGACAACAAGGAAGCT includes the following:
- the LOC121368565 gene encoding protein unc-93 homolog A-like, with amino-acid sequence MMEQTDLLKGKEVKNVVVLSLSFLLVFTSYTAIQNLQSSLNQAENLGIISLSVIYGLFILSGIMAPVIIGFIGVKKVFLVAWMAHIFYTASNFYPSFYTLLPASVLLGAVSGFLWTAQNTYLSICAISKSTPSGSSLYSVLSRMNSIFFVIFQCTQITGNVTASLVLQQETDNSTEKGIQWCGPSDCPSSAGNSTTIAVPQMRVVYILLGTYLVCTVIGLLATLLFLDSIPTSVYTSGTQLKVSMTSCGNILFRSRLTFLIPLFLYQSTHLTVIWTDFTKSFVSCPLGIRMVGFVMATYGGSTVLFTFIFGYLAKYCGRVLLFTLAATVNAGSLVYMYVWHPTSDDSLVIFVVAAVWGMAEGVWETQIIALVALLLPDNKEAAFANLQTWKGIGFTLTFVYGTFLCVHVKLLIAIVLLVLGMTLYYGVEIQLKLRTRGADIDKHVTQNSENINGIMFTVQSVIKHEN